A genomic segment from Falsibacillus albus encodes:
- a CDS encoding SDR family NAD(P)-dependent oxidoreductase, whose translation MKFTNKVVMITGASKGLGRALTLAFAERGAQLAICARNESTLKKIKKEAEGLGATVLAIPADVSNPEDVERFVSITEAEYGRVDVLINNASVFGPGPTLLNDYPNEDFINVIQVNVFNPFIMTKRVLPGMLARNEGSIINVTSEAGKTGFAEWGAYGISKFAVEGLTQTWADETEDSGIRINMVDPGEMDTDMHDRAVPDCDYPLANPSEVVDVFLYLASDASTDVTGKRFEAQAFSLEGAEE comes from the coding sequence ATGAAATTCACGAATAAAGTGGTTATGATCACCGGAGCATCGAAAGGACTTGGGCGTGCGCTGACGTTGGCATTTGCGGAAAGAGGAGCGCAATTGGCGATCTGTGCTAGGAATGAATCCACACTCAAAAAAATCAAGAAAGAGGCAGAGGGATTGGGAGCAACGGTATTGGCCATCCCGGCGGACGTGTCTAATCCCGAGGATGTAGAAAGATTTGTGTCCATCACTGAAGCGGAGTATGGAAGGGTGGATGTCCTGATCAACAATGCATCGGTATTCGGTCCTGGTCCGACACTACTAAATGACTATCCGAATGAGGACTTTATCAATGTAATCCAAGTAAATGTCTTCAACCCATTCATCATGACAAAACGAGTCCTTCCAGGCATGCTGGCGAGAAATGAAGGATCGATCATCAATGTCACATCAGAAGCTGGGAAGACAGGGTTTGCAGAGTGGGGAGCTTATGGCATTTCGAAATTCGCGGTGGAAGGGCTGACCCAGACTTGGGCGGATGAAACGGAAGACAGCGGAATCCGGATCAATATGGTCGATCCGGGTGAAATGGATACCGATATGCATGACCGAGCAGTCCCTGACTGTGACTATCCGCTTGCCAATCCGTCGGAAGTGGTGGATGTATTTCTATATTTGGCTTCAGATGCATCAACGGATGTCACGGGAAAAAGATTTGAAGCCCAAGCCTTTTCCTTGGAAGGAGCGGAGGAATGA